The genomic DNA CGGTGCTCGGCAAAAACTGTATAGTATATCCCACCTCCTGCTTCCGCGGCGTGCTCGCCGCGAACAGCATTTACAAGGAGAAGAACAACGTGACCGAGAGGAGATAGTATGGGCCGACTTTTCGGAACCGACGGCGTTCGCGGCGTAGTCAACAAGGAGCTGACCGCGGACCTCGCCATGAAGGTGGGCAACGCCGCGGCGCGTGTGCTCACGGATGCGGACGGGAAACGCCCCGTCATCGCGCTCGGTATGGACACCCGCATAAGCGGCGACTTCCTCGCCTCCGCGCTCGCGGCGGGCATCTGCGCCGCCGGAGCCGACGTGCTTCAGCTCGGCGTCGTGCCGACCCCCGCGGTCGCGTACCTCGTCGGCAGGTACAAGGCGGACGCGGGCGTGATGATCTCCGCGTCGCACAACCCCGCGGAGTATAACGGCATCAAGATTTTCAGCGGCGACGGCTACAAGCTGCCCGACCTGCTGGAAGAGAAGGTCGAAACGCTCGTTCTCGGTAACGAGTTCTACGCCTGCGACGGCGCCTCGGTCGGCAGGATCTCGCGCGCGGAGAACGCCGTGGCGGACTACGTGGAATACCTGAAGTCCACCGTCGGCGGCGGCTTCAAGGTGCGCGCGCTGATCGACTGCGCGAACGGCTCCGCCTCCGTGACCGCGCCGGTGCTTTTCCCGTCGCTCTGCGACTGCGACGTCATCTTCGCGGAGCCGGACGGCGTGAACATCAACGCCGGCTGCGGCTCGACGCATCTGGATAAGCTCTGCGAAAAGGTAGTCGCCGGCGGCTACGACCTCGGCATCGCCTTCGACGGCGACGCCGACCGCTGCCTTATGGTAGACGCGGCGGGCGAGGTCGTGGACGGCGATATGATCATGGCGATGGCCGCCGTCGATATGAAGCAGCGCGGCACGCTGAACAAAAACACCGTCGTAGGCACTATAATGACCAACTTCGGCTTCAACCGCTTCTGCGCGGAGAACGGTCTCGCCTTCATTCCCACGAAGGTCGGCGACCGCTTCGTGCTCGAGGAGATGCTGATAAACGGCTACTCCCTCGGCGGCGAGCAGTCCGGACACATCATCTTCAAGGAATTCGCCACGACGGGCGACGGGCAGCTTACCGCTCTGCAGGTGCTGGATATGCTCACCCGCAGCGCCGCGCCCATCGGGCAGCTAAAGCGCGTTATGACGCGCTATCCCCAGCATCTTATCAACGTCCGCGTCACGCCCGCGGGCAAGGAGCGCCTCTTTACCGACAAGGTCGTCCGCGCGGCGATCGACGGAGCGGGGAAGGAACTCGGCGACGACGGCAGGATCGTCGTGCGCGAGTCCGGCACCGAGCCGCTGATACGCGTTATGGTCGAGTGCGGCGACGAGGAGAAGGCGCAGCGCGTTGTCGCGCAGGTCGCCGACACCGTCAAAGAGCGTCTCGGCGAGAAATAGGAGGCAGTTATGGAAAAACTCTGTTACGGCTACAAAGGCAACATAAAGGTCGAGGTCTTCGACAGCTACGAAGGGCTTTCGGAAGCGGCGGCGGATTACATCGCCGCGCTGATGCTGGATAAGCCGGATATCATCCTCGGGCTCGCCACCGGCTCCTCGCCGATCGGCATCTACGACGCGCTGACCCGCAAATACGTGGCAGGCGAGCTGGATTTCTCCGCCGTCCGCAGCTTCAATCTGGACGAATACTATCCGCTTTCGCCGGAGAACGACCAGAGCTACCGCTACTTTATGAATAAAAACCTCTTCGACCGCGTCAACATCGACAAGTCGAACACCCGCGTGCCCAGCGGCGTCGCCGAGGACGTGGAAAAGGAGTGCGCCGAATACGACGCCGCGCTCGCCGCGGCGGGCGGCACGGACGTGCAGGTGCTCGGTATCGGATGCAACGGTCACATCGGCTTCAACGAGCCGGACGGCTTCTTCACCGCCGCGACCCACAAGGTCGCGCTGACCGAGAACACGATAAAGGCGAACGCCCGCTTTTTCGAGAGCGAAGCCGACGTTCCGCGCTTCGCCGTCACGATGGGCATGGGCGCGATAATGTCCGCCAAGCGCATCGTCCTCGTCGCCAACGGCGAAGCGAAGGCGCAGGCGATCGCGTTGATGCTGACCGGCGGCGTCGACCCGCTCTGTCCGGCGTCGATACTGCAGCTCCACCCCGACGTCAACGTCTTCATCGACAAGGCCGCCGCAAAGCTTCTGTAACAGCGGCGACGCCTCCCCTGTGCAAGGGGAACCCTGATACGTTAAAAAACCGCTTCCCGATATCGGGAAGCGGTTTTTTTCATCAGCTCACGCGAAGCGTGAATTTAGCTCGGCGAAGCCGAATTTAGCCGGCGCTTTGCGCCGATTCAGCTCGCGGGCAACGCCCGCGAATTTAGCTGCGAGCGCAGCGAGCTTACGCCCACGGATCCTGCGACTTCGGCTTGCGGATGCCGGAGAGCAGGCCTTCGTACTCCCACAGGAACCACTGCTCGCCCTTCTGGCGAAGCACGAGATAGCGTTCGCTGTCGGCGCCGCCGGAGCAGACGAAGAGCTTGACGTAGCCCTCGTTATCGAAGGAGTAGGGGTTGGTGAAGAAGGTCACCTTGAAGGGCTCGGCGGGGGTGTAGTCGTTGCCGGGGACGGCGCCTTCAAAATAGGAGAAGGGTACGTAGGTGCTGCCGTCCATGAAGCGGTCGCGCAGGAACTGCTTGTTGAGCGGGCTCAGCGGCTGGGGTCCCTTGAGGAAGTCCAGCATCTGTGTGCCGATCTCGGGCGCGGCGGCGTAGGCGCAGAGCGCGCAGATTGACATAGCCGCGGTTTTGAAGGGGGTGTCGAGCGCGCCTTCGGGCAGCGCCTTCATCTCGTCGACGCTTTCGGGCAGCGCGGCGAAGGTGAAGGTCTCGGTCTTCTGCTCCTTTTTGAAGCCGCCGGCGACGTTCTCCGCCGCTTTTTTCAGGGAATCGAAAATGCTCATGGTGTTTTTCCTTTCTGTATTTTGAATTGCGGTTATCGCGTTTCGGTCTGTCATTCCGAGCCGCGGACGCGCCGGCGGGGAATCCCCGTGCAGCCGTCTGCAAAAGGCGCGGGGTCACTCGCTTCGCTCGGGATGACGGCGGGGAAAGTTCGCTTTACTGCTGAAGCGAACCGGGGCTTGCCAGCTTGGCGGCGACGCGCAGTATCGCCAGCGCGTCGGAAACCGTGACGTGTCCGTCGCCGTCGGTGTCGCCGATTTCGACTGAAGCGGCGGTTTCGGGCGCGAGCTTGGCGGCGATGCGGAGCGCAGCGAGCGCGTCGTCGACCTCGATCTTGCCGTTACCGTTGAAGTCGCCCTTCAGGGCGCCGGCGGGCGCTACGCTGACCTTGATGAAGACGTCGATGTCGCCGTTGTAGTCTTGTGTTCTCCATGTGATTAAGTCCGCTTTTGCGCCGTTTACCGTCACGGTCGGGAGGTTGTCGACGTCCCATTCGCAGCCGGAGCAGTTCTCGATATTGAACCAGAGGTAATACTGTACGTCCGCCGAAAGCGGCTCGTCGCTGCCGTTGAGCGCTGTGAAGGCGCCGTATTCGTCAAAGAAGCCGATGCAGGTGTAGACGCTGTCGTCGGCGTTGGCATTGCAGTAAACGTACCAAGTTTCACCCGGGCGGTATGATTCCGTTCCGTGAACCGAGATCAGCGAGTCGCGGAGCGCCTGTGTGGCTTCTTTTCCGGTCGTCGCGGTCGTGAGCGCGACCTGAGCCGCGTCATATTCGACGTTGATGCTCGACGGGATCGGGACGCCGGGGCCGACGGTGATTTTTGCGACCGCGAATTTCGTGGGGTCGGCGACGGAGCGCGCGGTGACGGTCAGGACCTTTTCCCCCTCGTTCACCGAAACGTTAAGGTGAGCGGACGATCCGAAGGCCGTCAGTTCGGTTTCGGTATCCATGCCGTCTCCGTCGAGCGTCCATTCGACGTCGAGCACGTCCGTACCGGTGACGGTCGCTTCGATATCCAGCGCGCCGCCTCTCGGAACGACTGCTTCGGAAACGTCGAGCGTAACGCTGTCGATGCCGACGGGCTCGTCAATGAGCGTTACCTGCGCCTGCGCCCACGCGGTCGAATAAGCGGAGGACGCTTTGACGAGGATGAGGTCCGCGGTCTCGTTTGCGGCGACCGTGAGCAGGCCGTCGGAGCCGACTCGCGTAGACGCGCTTTCGGCGCCGATGACCGTCCATTCGGCGGCGCTGGAGGTGCCGAGCACTTCGAGCGAGAACTGCTTTTGCGTTCCGCGCTGAACTATGGCGTGATCGGGATTTACTTTGACTTGCGCGACGGCGTGGCCGTTATCGTCGAGCGGCGCCTTGACGAAGACGTCGATATCGCCGGTTTCGTCACGGTTTCTCCATTTGACGTCGGCGGGTTCGCCGTTGACCGTCACGGCCGGCAGATTGTCTACGTCCCAGATATAACCGCTCGTGTTCTCGACGTTGAATTCGTAATAATACTCTCTGTCTGCGGTCAGGTACTCTTCCGAATCCGCAAGACTGCAGAAACGGTCGTCTTCGAAATATCCGAGCGAGGTGTATTCGCTGGCGTCCGCGTTCAGATTCGCGTAAACGTACCAGCCCTGATCGTCGCCGTAATAGTCGGTGCTCTTGAGCGAGGTGACGGCGCGCCTCAGCATTTTGGATACGTCTTTGCCGGTCAGGCGGGTGGTGGCGATTACCATCGAAGGATCGTAGGTGATGTTGAAACTCGATTCAACCGGCTTTCCGCCGTCCGCGAAGACCGCGAGCGGAGCGATGCCGGAGAGCATCGCGAGCGCGATTATAATTGAAAGAATGCGTTTCATTTTTTCCTCCGTAATTATGGATGCCTTCAATTGCCTTCTAAAAACTCACCCCAGGCTGCTCGGGTCGGCGAGCTTGGCGGCGACGCGGAGTATAGCCAGCGCGTCGTCGACCTCGACCTTGCCGTTGCCGTCGATGTCGCCTATCGCGATCGCTTCGGGCGTTTCCGCAGCCAGCTTCGCGGCGATGCGGAGCGCGGCGAGCGCGTCGTCTACCTCGATCTTGCCGTTACCGTTGAAGTCGCCCTTCTGTGCCGCGGAGCCGCCCATCGGCAGAAGGATCGGGTTTTCCATCTCAAAGACGTAAAGCACGACGTACTTGTCGCCGCCGATATTGGCGTTGCGGTAGAGATCGTAGCTGTATCTGCCGTAACCCGGGAGGTTCAGAAAGCCGGTGGCGTAATCGTCGGAGTTGTAGTTGCCGGGGAAGGTCGCCTCAAAGGAGGCGCCGTCCTCGAGGGAAAAGCGGATCACGGCGTTGCTGCCGTTGGCGTCGGGGCCTCTTACGACGTCGTAGCTCATCACGAAGAGATCCTTCGAGAGGACGTAGACGTTCGCGTAGTATCCGGCCATGTTCAGCGTCAGCGCGTTGTAGCCGTAGTTGCTGATATACGCGCTGCCGAAGACCTCGACGCCTCTGAAGACGCCGTTGTTGGCGGAATAGTCCCAGGTCTCGCGCGTGCCGTCCTTATACGTCACGTTGAGAACGAGCCCGGCGAGGTCTTCGGGAAGGACCACGGAGTTGAGACCGAATACGGTTTTGTCGGGATCCTTCGCGACGGTGACGCGCTTGACGTCGTTCTCGTGGAAGGTGACGGTCACTTCGGCGCTGTAGCCGCCGTACCAGAGCGTAGCGACGTTTTCGCCGACGACGGGGGCGCTTTCGAGCGCATAGTCGACGTAGAAGCCGTCTATATATCTGTTTTCGTCGGTGAAGTTGATGATCTTATAGGTGTTGTCGGTATAATTGACGCGGAGCCGAGCGCCTTTGATCGAGAGACCGACCTCGCCGATATAATAGTTGAGGCGGTCGGGCTGCCTGAGCAGCTCGACGCTCTTGATCGTGGATTCGACGCCGGTGACGTCGAAAGTGCATGTCAGGCCGCAGAAATCGATCATGATCGTGTTCGCGCCGACTTTGAGCTGCCACTCCGTGAAAGAATAATAGTAATAACGCCCGAGTATCTGATTGTCGTAGCTGTCGTCGAAGGTGTGATCGTAGTATGCGCCGTTCTTGTAGTGCACGCGCAGCACGCCGCCCGCGAGTTCGGGGTTGGGGAAGAAGCCGTTGGGCGTCGTGTCATAGACCGTCTTATCGGGGAGTTTGACCATCTCGATGGATTCATAGGGGTTCTCGATGCCGGTGACGGTCAGCTCGGCGGAAACGCCGTTAGCGAATCTCACCGATACCTCGTTTTCGCCGAGGGCGTATTCGTCCGGCATGGCGAACTGCTGGAAGAGCGGGTGCATCGGGGAGTCGCCGCGGAAGTTTACCGTTTCGACCGGCGAGCCGTTTTTATAGAGCTGGACGAGCATACCGTCGGGGTAGAAGGAATGGTCGTCGACGCCCACGATATATTCCGAGCGGTAGGGCATGCGCGTGACGCGCGCCTCGTCGAAGTAGTAGTCGCGAACGCTGATGTCGTAGTAGAATTCGTAGCCGTAGCAGCTGAGTCTGACCTGATTGGCGTAGCCGGGCTGGAGCTCGTTTACGAATTCGCGGCTGCAGTTGACGCCGTCGGGGGAGCCGACCTCGGTGTAGCCGCCGGACGCGGGGATCCAGGTCGCCTTGTCGCCGTTCTTGTAGCTGATCTCGAATACGGCGCCCGTGATGTCGGGGGACCAGTCGGTGGGCAGGTAGGTCGTCTTCGTCGGATACTGCTTGAGGGTGACGCTTTCAACGTCGGAATAGGTAGCGGTGACGGTCACGCTGCCGGTTTCGCTGCCCCATTCGCCGATATAGAGGTAGACGTCGGTCCTGTATCCGACGGGGCAGTAGCACTTGAAGTCCTGAGTGTTGTCGCCGTCGTCGTTATACGCTATCTCGTTGCCTTCGCCGTCATAGACTCTGACAAAAAGATCGAGGTCGCTCGACGACTCGAAGACGTAGATGCCTTCTGCGCCGGAATAGAAGTCGATATAGACTCCTTCGCCGGTGAAGTTGAAGGTGAAGCTGCCCTCCGGGCGCAGCGGCTCGCTGTTGATGCAGCCCTCCGGCGGGAAGTCGTTTCCGCCGCCGGCGAAGACCGCGAGCGGCGCGGCTCCGATGAGCATTGCGAAAGTGATAATGATCGAAATAAGACGTTTCATAAAAAGTCCTCCTGTGTGTTAGTATATACCATATGAATTATATCACAAATTTTCGCAAATGTATAGTCAATTATTTTAATATGGAAGAAAACGTGCGATCGCGGGTATCGGCGGCGTGGCGGAACGCGGCGCGTTTTGGAAAAATATATTGACAAATTGACGCGCGGATAATATAATAACGCTTGTCGCCGGTGTAGCTCAGTCGGTAGAGCAGCTGATTTGTAATCAGCAGGTCGGGGGTTCAAGTCCGTCCACCGGCTCCAAATATCAGAGGGCGGGTCATAGACCCGCCCTCTGATATTTATTATAAGTTGTGAACGGACTTGAAACGAACTCCGGTTCGCCGCCGCTGACGGCGGCGGGCGAATCGGCAGCAACGCTCCGGGGGAGCGTTGCGCAAGGGAGAAGAAAGTCCGTCCACCGGCTCCAACAAAAAACGCACTTTTGTCTACCAAGACAAAGTGCGTTTTTTGAATGAAGTCGCCCACAAGTGGGCTAATGAAGGAATGAAGACGCCAGCAGTTGCGAAGCAACTGCCGCTAATGAAGAAATGAAAATGGGAGAACGGGAGAAACAAGGGGCGGCTTCGCTTCATCAGGGCGAAGCCCGTCTTCATGGCGGCAACGCCGACGCTTCATTAACGAGCAAAGCGAGTGACTTCATTCTTTCCACCAACTGTCAGCAGTCGGAAGCCGAGGGCTTTTTTAAGTGAAATCGGTTGAAAAGTTCACGAAATTGTGCTATAATGAACGCGATAAATCAGAATTTGCGGAGGCATATTGTGTGTGTAATATGCGATAGAATCAACTGGATAAAGGAAGGCAGAAATCCATATTTTGTGCGTGAACTTGAAACCGGGTATGTCGTAATCGGTGATCACCAGCATTTTTACGGTTATACACTGTTTCTATGCAAAGAGCATAAAACGGAACTGCATTATCTTGATCGTGATTTCAAAATCAAATTTCTTGAAGAAATGTCCATCGTTCAGGAGGCAGTGTCAAAAGCATTCGGTGCCGACAAAATGAATTGTGAACTGCTTGGCAACGGAGATGCACATGTTCATTGGCATATTTTTCCTCGACGAAAAGATGATATTCTGCAATACAGACCGGATGGTTTGCCAGGTCCAGTGTGGTGGACACCGATTGAGGTAATGAACGATCCTTTGAATATGCCGTCGTCAGAAAAGCTCGAAGAAATGAAACTAGCTCTCAGAAAAGAAATTGATAAGCTGTGTTGATTTCGACGCGGATTTATGAAAAAACACAAATACATATTAAGACAAATCCCGGTTTGTCGAGCAGGCAGGCTCGCGTACCTTTTGGTCAGTTTTAGCTTGAAAATGTACCTTTTGGTCAGTCTTTGACATTCAAAAGAGCGATGCGAAAGCATCGCTCTTTTATAATTGAAATCCGCGCCGTCGGGTGATATAATGATAGAAACCGTTATTATATAAGGAGCCGCCTATGAGGTTATTCGTTGCCATAGAGTTCCCGCCGGAGATAAAGGACGCCCTTTCCGCCGCAATCGTTTCGCTGAAACAGCAGGGCGTGTCCGCGAACTTCACCCGCCGCGAAAATATGCACCTGACGCTCGCTTTCATCGGCGAGACACACCGCCTTGCCGAGGCGAAGGCGGCGCTCGATACCGTGAAAGCGCGCCCCTTCCGCGTCGCGCTCGGCGGCTCCGGCGCCTTCGGCGACCTGCTCTGGGCGGGACTCCGCCGCGAGCCCGACCTCGACTTCCTCGCCGCGAAGGTGCGCGAAGCGCTCAACGCCGCCGCCTTCGCGCTCGACCCGAAGCCCTTCCGCCCGCACGTCACCCTCGCGCGCCGCGCCGTCTGCGAGGGGAAACCGCGGCTCGAGCTGCCCGCCGTTTCCGCGCCGGTCACGGAGTTCGTCCTCATGCGCTCCGACCGCGTCGACGGCCGCCTCGTTTACACCCCCGTCTTCTGCAAAGCCCTCGGCTGACCGCTCCCGAAAAATTTTCAAA from Clostridia bacterium includes the following:
- a CDS encoding phosphoglucosamine mutase produces the protein MGRLFGTDGVRGVVNKELTADLAMKVGNAAARVLTDADGKRPVIALGMDTRISGDFLASALAAGICAAGADVLQLGVVPTPAVAYLVGRYKADAGVMISASHNPAEYNGIKIFSGDGYKLPDLLEEKVETLVLGNEFYACDGASVGRISRAENAVADYVEYLKSTVGGGFKVRALIDCANGSASVTAPVLFPSLCDCDVIFAEPDGVNINAGCGSTHLDKLCEKVVAGGYDLGIAFDGDADRCLMVDAAGEVVDGDMIMAMAAVDMKQRGTLNKNTVVGTIMTNFGFNRFCAENGLAFIPTKVGDRFVLEEMLINGYSLGGEQSGHIIFKEFATTGDGQLTALQVLDMLTRSAAPIGQLKRVMTRYPQHLINVRVTPAGKERLFTDKVVRAAIDGAGKELGDDGRIVVRESGTEPLIRVMVECGDEEKAQRVVAQVADTVKERLGEK
- a CDS encoding dockerin type I repeat-containing protein, giving the protein MKRLISIIITFAMLIGAAPLAVFAGGGNDFPPEGCINSEPLRPEGSFTFNFTGEGVYIDFYSGAEGIYVFESSSDLDLFVRVYDGEGNEIAYNDDGDNTQDFKCYCPVGYRTDVYLYIGEWGSETGSVTVTATYSDVESVTLKQYPTKTTYLPTDWSPDITGAVFEISYKNGDKATWIPASGGYTEVGSPDGVNCSREFVNELQPGYANQVRLSCYGYEFYYDISVRDYYFDEARVTRMPYRSEYIVGVDDHSFYPDGMLVQLYKNGSPVETVNFRGDSPMHPLFQQFAMPDEYALGENEVSVRFANGVSAELTVTGIENPYESIEMVKLPDKTVYDTTPNGFFPNPELAGGVLRVHYKNGAYYDHTFDDSYDNQILGRYYYYSFTEWQLKVGANTIMIDFCGLTCTFDVTGVESTIKSVELLRQPDRLNYYIGEVGLSIKGARLRVNYTDNTYKIINFTDENRYIDGFYVDYALESAPVVGENVATLWYGGYSAEVTVTFHENDVKRVTVAKDPDKTVFGLNSVVLPEDLAGLVLNVTYKDGTRETWDYSANNGVFRGVEVFGSAYISNYGYNALTLNMAGYYANVYVLSKDLFVMSYDVVRGPDANGSNAVIRFSLEDGASFEATFPGNYNSDDYATGFLNLPGYGRYSYDLYRNANIGGDKYVVLYVFEMENPILLPMGGSAAQKGDFNGNGKIEVDDALAALRIAAKLAAETPEAIAIGDIDGNGKVEVDDALAILRVAAKLADPSSLG
- the thpR gene encoding RNA 2',3'-cyclic phosphodiesterase, with the protein product MRLFVAIEFPPEIKDALSAAIVSLKQQGVSANFTRRENMHLTLAFIGETHRLAEAKAALDTVKARPFRVALGGSGAFGDLLWAGLRREPDLDFLAAKVREALNAAAFALDPKPFRPHVTLARRAVCEGKPRLELPAVSAPVTEFVLMRSDRVDGRLVYTPVFCKALG
- a CDS encoding HIT family protein; this encodes MCVICDRINWIKEGRNPYFVRELETGYVVIGDHQHFYGYTLFLCKEHKTELHYLDRDFKIKFLEEMSIVQEAVSKAFGADKMNCELLGNGDAHVHWHIFPRRKDDILQYRPDGLPGPVWWTPIEVMNDPLNMPSSEKLEEMKLALRKEIDKLC
- the nagB gene encoding glucosamine-6-phosphate deaminase: MKVEVFDSYEGLSEAAADYIAALMLDKPDIILGLATGSSPIGIYDALTRKYVAGELDFSAVRSFNLDEYYPLSPENDQSYRYFMNKNLFDRVNIDKSNTRVPSGVAEDVEKECAEYDAALAAAGGTDVQVLGIGCNGHIGFNEPDGFFTAATHKVALTENTIKANARFFESEADVPRFAVTMGMGAIMSAKRIVLVANGEAKAQAIALMLTGGVDPLCPASILQLHPDVNVFIDKAAAKLL